CTGGTCGAGCCTCCCCGTGAGCCGCTTCGCCGGGCCGAGGAAGACCTTCAGGTCCACCTCCACCTCCCCCTGGAACCGCAGCACCCGGCCATCGAACGTGCAGCCCACGCCGCCCACCAGCGACAGCAGCGCCTCCGGGTGGCGCTTGAGGTAGCGCAGCACCACCTTGGAGAGCTCCGCGGACACCTGGCGCGTGAGCGGGGTGAGCGCCTCGTCCGGGCCCTCGGCCTTCAGGCCCTGGAGAAGCTGCCCTTGCCGGACGAGCAGCCGCTGGAGGAGCTGCGCCGGCGGCTCCGAGTAGGGCCACAGCAGCTCGCCGCAGTGGCTCAGCAGGAACGCCAGCTCGCCAGCGGAGCGGGGGCCCGCCTCCAGCCGGGACCAGGTGGCCACGCGCGCTATCTCCCGCTCATCCAGGGAGGCCCGCTGCGCCCACGCTCCGAGCTGCTCCGCCCACTGGGGCCGCGCGGCCAGGACGGCCTCGCGTGGGGCGGCCACCACCTGCTCATAGAGGGCCTGGAGGGACGCAGGCCACGTGTCATTCCCGGGAAGCATGTCTCCGTGCGCGCCCGCCCGCGCCAGCAAGGGCCTGGGCCCACCTTCCTTGAACCCAGCGGGCCTGTCCAGCGCCGGGAGGCACGACCCCTGGGACACGGGAAGACCGCATTTCCCCCACCACGGACGCGCGGCTCGGCGCTCACCTCCTGCGGGGGTTGGACAAGAGGGGTCCGATGCTTAGAACTACTCCAAGCTGACTCCTGCCGCCCGGTCCACCATGGACACGCTGACCCCCAAGGAACGCAGCGAACGGATGTCCCGGGTCCGAGGCAAGGACACGAAGCCGGAAATGCGCGTCCGCCGCCTCGTCTCCTCGATGGGCTACCGGTACCGCCTCCAGTACAAAAAGGTACCCGGACGTCCGGACCTCGCCTTCCCTGGCCGTCGCAAGGTCATCTTCGTCCACGGCTGCTTCTGGCATCGCCATCCCGACCTCTCCTGCCAACTCGCACGGCTTCCGAAGTCCCGGCTTGACTTCTGGCTCCCTAAACTGGACGGGAACCGCGCGCGCGACCTCCGCAAGGAGCAGGAACTTCAGGAACTCGGATGGTCCGCGCTCACGATCTGGGAATGCCAGTTACGCGACGAAGAGGCACTTCGGGATGTCATCCGCGCCTTCCTCGACCCATCGGAACCAGGAATTTCCGCGCGGAACGTATCCTCCAGAAGGGGCCACACCCCTGTTTCACCCTGTGGCACACCGCAAAATTCTTGGACTTCAGGGGCGCCATCGACATGAATCCGCCCCATGAACTCCGTCGAACTGTTCACTGGGGCTGGAGGGCTCGCCCTTGGGACGCACATCGCCGGTTTCCGGCATCGTGGCCTCGTTGAGTGGGACGACGATGCCTGCGAAACCCTTCGTAGAAATGTGAAAGCCAGAGCGTTGCCCGACATCCATGACTGGAAAGTCCACCAGGCCGATGTGCGGATGCTCAAGTTCGACATTTTTGGAAACAAGGGGGGGGTGGACCTAGTAGCAGGAGGCGCGCCGTGCCAACCCTTCAGCCTTGGGGGGAAGCACCAAGCACAAGAGGACGCCCGCAACATGATCCCGGACTTTGTGCGGGCGGTGCGCGAACTCCAGCCACGCGCCTTCATCATGGAGAACGTGAAGGGACTCATGCGTGAGAGCTTCCGCAATTACTTCGAGTACATCCGCCTCCAGCTCATCAACCCCGACCTAGTCATCAAGAAAGACGAAACCTGGCGCGAGCACCACTATCGCCTTGAGAAGCTCGAAACCAAGGGGAACAAGTCACTAAAGTACAACGTTGTGGTCGAGTTGCTTAACGCTGCTGACTACGGCATCCCTCAAACGCGCCAGCGGGTCTTCTTCGTCGGCTTCCGAGAAGACACTGAGCTGGCGTGGCATTTCCCCAAGCCTACCCACAGCCGGGCCGCCCTGATGCACGCCCAGTGGGTCACCAGTACCTACTGGGAAAAGCATAGAATGCCTCGGCCCAAGGAGGTGCCGGCCTATGCCGTGCGTTGGACGAAGGGAAAGGCCGAGCCTCTTCCACCTGGAATTGCCTGGAAAACGATCCGGGATGCATTCGATGGCTTGCCGGATCCACGTGACGAACGAAAAGCGGCCTCTATCCCGAACCACCGCTTCATACCTGGAGCACGCTCCTACTACGGGCATACGGGCAGCCCGTACGACTTACCCGCCAAAACCCTGAAGGCCGGTGTGCATGGAGTCCCAGGTGGGGAGAATATGCTCGCTCTGCCTGATGGCAGCGTGCGGTACTTCACCGTACGCGAAGCGGCCCGTCTTCAAACTTTCCCGGATACCTGGCACTTCGAAGGATCCTGGGGCGAGACGATGCGCCAACTTGGCAATGCGGTACCAGTAGAACTAGCGGCGGTCGTGGCCAGGAGCGTGTTGGAGGAGCTGCGCGGTCAGGGGAGCCACTGATCCTTATGATCACGGCGCATTGAGGTGATAAGCTCCAGCCCTCATTTCTTCGGGGGCATGCTGTTGCCGTCACCAAATTCGCTCAACATCAAGCCGTCTCCGCGCATCCTGCGAATCCTCGGCGACATCGAGTTCGAGCCGTGGCAGTGCATCGCGGAACTGATCGACAACTCGTTCGACGACTTCCTTGAGGTCCACAGAAGCGGCACGCATTGGCCAGACGGCTTCAAGGTGTCCGTGACGCTCCCAGATCGAGCCGCCGCTGACGCCACGGTCCTGATCGAGGACAACGGCCGCGGGATGAGCATCGAAAAGCTGAACAACGCCGTACGCGCTGGCTGGTCTAGCAACGACCGGTTCACCAAGCTGGGGCTCTTCGGGATGGGGTTTAACATCGCCACCGCGAGGCTTGGTGGCGTTGCCCGTGTCTTCACTACACGTGTTCAGGACACGGAGTGGGTCGGAGTCGAGATCGATCTCGACAGGATCAAGGACGACTTCGAGGTCCCGCTCATCCGAAAGCCCAAGGCTACCTCAAGTGAGCATGGAACCATCATCGAGATCACGCGCCTTGAACCTACTCGAGCCGGTTGGTTGTCGAAGAACGCGACGAAAATCCGAGCCACTCTAGGCGACGTCTATTCCTATCTCCTGGCGAGCATGCCCTTCGGTCTCTTTGTCGATAACGTCAAGGTACAGCCGAAGCGGCCATGTATTTGGGACGAAACCCGGGCGATCACACACGGGTCTGGATCCACCGCCGAACAGATTCCTGCTGTTTTGAAAATCAACGAACGCCTTCCAGATGCGGAAGCGTGCCTTACCTGTGGGCGATGGCAACCCCCCCAACTCGGCAAGTGCTCGGAGTGCGGAGCAACCACGCTGGAGGCGCGCAGTAGGCGAATTCACGGATGGCTTGGGATCCAGCGACACCTTCACAAGACAGAGTTCGGAATCGACTTCCTTCGGAACGGCCGGAAGATCCTGCGTAACGACAAGAGATTGTTCTCTTGGACCGATTCGAATGATCCGCTTGCTTCGCCGGAGATTGAGTACCCCGTGGAATTGGGGCAAGGAGGAAGGATTGTTGGCGAGATTCACCTCGACTTTGTACCAGTGAATTACCAGAAGAACGCGTTCGAATGGAGTGATCGACAGTGGATCTCTGCTGCACGGTTTCTCCGAGGAGGAGGGCCCCTCCTTCCAAGACGTGCACACCAACTCGGTTATCCCCCAAACGACTCCCCTCTGGGAAAACTTCATCGCGGTTATCGTCGGAATGACCCCGGCTATCGGTATCTCGTCCCTGGCAATGGCAGCGGTCCAATTCACGCCGACACTCTTGAGTGGCGTGACAAATTCAATAAGGGAGATCCCGACTATCAGGCGGATACCAAGTGGTGGGAAGCCGTCGTTTACCACGAGACAAAGCTCGCTCACGGGACAAACAATAGCGCCACAACAGGTAGCGACGTACTAGGGGAACTCGGACTGGGTGCATCCCCAACACCAACAGGTGTGGCGAACACACCAAGTACACCCGATGTGGCCGCACAGCCAGCAGGCAATGATGCAAAAGGTACGGCATTAAAGGGGAAAGTCCCGAGCGTTCCCGTTCCAGAGACGGAAAAACAGCGTGCTGACCGTCTTCGCTCGTCCGGAACAGGCGTGCCCCCATTATCGAAGGACTTTGGGTTGCCCGAGCTTGGCGGGGCATTCGAAGTCATGACATTTGCCGTGCGTGAAAAACTAGTTGATTCGAATGGTGTACCCACCCCTGTGTGGGTTTGGAGGGAATCGGGTAAGCGCCACCTCGCATTCATCGATTATTCGCACCCAGTGCTTCAGGCATTTCCCGTAGATCCTGGGGTCTTGCTCACGATCGAGATCGCCCAGCATCTACGAGTGCGGAACGACTTGAAGTTATCTGCGACTCAAATTGCTTCTCAGTTGCTCGTGCAGCGTCTCAGTGATCTTCGTGTTGAACAGCCCTACCTTGCTGGGCAGGCTCGCGAGCTGTTCGCCGATATGCGTCAGCGAATGTCCGCAGCCATAACGGCGAACCCCGATCGGGCATGGCAATTTCTCACCATCGAGGAGCGAGACCGAACCGAGACCAATATGGTTGTCGCGGGTGCCTCGGGTACGCTGGAGGACTTGCAGAAGAGCGGCGACTTCCTGCTCCATGTTCCAGCAATGTTCATCCCTCGACTCGTGGAGGAATGGCCCGAGGCCTTCTTTGACGGGAAGGTCTTCAAGGGAGGCTACTCGATGGTAAAAACCGCAGTCGGAAGACACATTGCTGTTGGACGCGTCGTCTCCTATCTTTACGATGCTGCCGTCGTGACTGAAGACGTAAAGCTTAATTCCACTTCGCTCTCGCGGTGTGCCTTGAGCATCCAACTCTTGCTCACCGAACTGGCTCGGGGCGGCACACAGTGACCACCGCTGAGTTTTTAACCCCGGAGCGCCTGCTCGCTGGTGGTCCTCGAAGATTCAATCTGGCGGTCGAGCGCCTCCTGCTTCATCTCGGCTTTGACGACATCAGATTGATCGACGGTGCTGGTGATAGCGGTGGCGACATCCTCGCGCACAAAGACGCGGGCTCGTTCGTCTTCCAGTGCAAATGGACCACCGGCACTCATATCGGCCGGGCTGCTGTCGACGAAGTGGAGACGGCGCGAACGAAGTACGCCGTCGACCGTGCCGTGGTCGTGACAAATGCTCTCCCAGACACCGCCGCTCAACGACGAGCGGACTCTCTCGGCGACATCGGAGCCCGAGTGGAGTTCTGGACGAATGCACACCTCCGGCGTCTCTCAGCGGCGATTCTGGATCAGTGCCCCTCTGGAATCGTTCCTCGTCCATACCAAGCCGACGCCATCCAAGCGCTCGAAAAAGACCTGAGTGAACGTAAGCGAGCGCTCCTGATCCTGGCGACAGGTCTCGGGAAAACCCTTATCGGCGGAGAAATAGTCAGGCGGTATTTACTCAGGCACCCGCAGGACCGCGTTCTGGTCGTAGCGGCGATGAAGGACCTTGTTCAGCAACTTGAGCGGGCTTTCTGGCGCCACCTCCCCAAAAACGTCGCGACGCAGGTGCTCACCGGAGACCAGAAACCCGTGTCGTTTGATGGTGTCACGTTCGCCACGGTCGAATCCGCCGATAAGGCCGTGTTCGACGGCTATCGGCCAGCGCTCATCATGGTGGACGAAACGCACCATGTCGCGGAAGAGGGAACTTTCAAGCGACTGCTCGATGCCTGCGAGCAGCTTCCACAGTTCGGCGTTACAGCCACGCCCTGGCGCGGTGATCACTTTGATATCTCCACGCACTTCGGCGAACCTAGCTATAAAATGGGAATCGCCGAAGGCATGGCGAAAGGCTATCTCGCCCAAGTCGACTATCAAGTCTTCGTGGACAACATTAACTGGGAGGCGGTGCGCGAGGCGAGCAAGGAGGGATATACCCTCAAGGAATTGAATTCAAAACTGTTCTTGCCGCAGCGGGACGAGGCGATCCTTGAAATGCTTTGGGAGGCCTGGAGCAGGACGGTTCAGCCTCGGGCCATCCTCTTCTGCAGAACGATTAAGCATGCCGAGACCATCGCTGACTTGTTAGCGCGATATTCGAACAGTTGGTCGAATGCGACGTGCTTGCATACAGCCATGGGGAAGCGGGAGCGCGAACTCGCACTGAGCGCGTTCCGTTCTGGACGCATTCCGATTCTGACCGCCGTCGATATCCTCAACGAAGGCGTGGACGTCCCTGACGTCAACATCATTGGGTTTCTCCGCGTCACCCACAGCAGACGCATTTTCGTCCAGCAATTGGGGCGAGGCCTTCGCATCAAGGAAGGGCTCAAGGAACGCGTTCACGTACTAGACTTTGTCACGGATATCCGGAGGCTTGCGGCGATCGTCAACTTCCGCCGGGAACTTGAGGTGGCGCGCGCCCCCATAGAGACCCTAATGCTCGACAGCGCCGCGCGCATCTCCTTCTCGGACGAGAACGTCGGAGGCATCATGGAAGCGTGGCTCAAGGATGCCGCGAACGTGGAAACTGCCATGGACGAGGCTAAGCTACAGTTCCCCGAGGTATCCTGACGATGGCGAAAAAGGTCTCGAACAAAAAGCATGAAGCCGAAGTCGTCCGGCGTATCTACGCGGATGCTCAAAGCCTCGATTGGGAACATCGCTCGTCACGAGAGCACACAGCTCAGTATGCCCGATGGCTTGCCGACTCCGAAGTGGGGGGGGATACTGTCGGTGTGGATGTCGCGGGAAGAGCAACGTGTCTGGCTGAAGGACGGGCCCATGAAAGAATTCGCTCGTGCACTGGCTGGCGAGGGGCCATATGCCTATCACCTCAGTGAACATCCTCGCAGCCCGAGTACCGTCGTGGCGCGAGTGCTGGGAGATAGGTGGGCACCGATCGCAGGCTCCAGTGATGTAAAGCCGCTTCGTTGCGACGCAAGTAATGGCTCCCAGATTGTGCGCGTCATCTGGGGACCAGCAAAAGACTTCAAGCATCTCCTGTGGGCCGCTTTAGAGGCTTGGGAGGAGACCCCTAAGCGCGCTCTTCGCTTAGCTGTGTTCGACACTGTCGCGAGCCCTCTCTCCCGAAGGGAGAAAGAAAGATTCGAGAAACTCGCTGGCCGCTGCCAAGTCGATGTTGCCTTCATCCGGTTGTAGAAGCCGTGAGCCGTAAAACCGGGGCAGGCTCAGACTACAACCACAGCAAGAAGCTCTGAGCCAGCGTCCTCCAAGTTTGACCCCAGAGGGCCTGTCCAGCGCCGGCGCACGGCCTGCCTCCGGGACGCCTACGGGGCCTGGCGGCCTTCCTCGATGCGCTGGCGGATGGCCGCCGCGAGCGCGTCCTTCTCCCCGGCGCTCAGCACCCCATCCCCGTCCGTGTCGTACCGCGCGATGACCGCCGCCCGGCGCTCCCGGGCCTGGGCAAGCCCATCCGCCCGGAGCTGTACCCGCTCAGCGGCCTCCAGCGACCCATTGCCGTTGCGGTCGTACTGGGCCAGCACCTCCTGGTACTTCGCCACGAGCCGGGCCCGCGCCGCCTGCCGCGCGGCCTCCCGCTCGGCGGTATCCAGGAGGCCATTGCCGTCGGCGTCAAAGGCGTCGAGGGCCTGCTGGTGCAACCGGGTGCAGCGCTGCTCGAAGGCAGCTACGAGCGCCGCGCGCTCCTCGTCCGACAGGCGGCGATCCCCGTCCTCGTCGAAGGCCCAGCGGATGAGCAGGAAGGCATTCGCGCGCAGGCGCCACGCGAGCCGCGCGAAGCGCGGACGCACCCGGGTGAGGTCGAGATCCTTCTTCAGCTCGGCCAGCTCGCTCCGGTTCAGGCGGCCGTCCCCATCCGCATCGTACGCGTCCCGCACCTCGCTCCGCTTCGCGCCGAAGTCACAGACGGCGCCCGCTCCCTCGGGCACGGGGCCGGTGGCGTCCGCATCCTCTTCCACGGTGGTCATCAGCTCCGCATCGCTCGCGAAGCCCACCGACTCCTCCGCGCCCGCCTCCCCCGGCTCTTCCGAACTGGAGAGGGCCGCCGTGGCCTCGCCGAGCGCCAGCGACTCCTCGTCGAAGGAGGCCTCATCGCCGCAGCCCACGCTGCCCAAGACGAGAGAGGAACAAAGGACCGCACCCAGCATCCGGGAACGCACTGGCATCATGGTGTTGGTTTCCTGTGAGCATCGCGCGGCCCCCTTTGGCCGCCGCGATGACTCGAAACCCAGCCTGCTGAAAATGGTTGCGGGCGTTCGCTGAATCCGGGCCGCGCCCGCTTTTTCTGCATGCGCCCGCAACTTCTCGGACCTGTCCGGGTTGAAGCAGGACATCACGCCTTTTTCACGGAGCCTTGGATGAACACCCGAATGATTCGCTGGACCCTGCTGGCCTCGCTGTCCCTGTCCTCCCTGGCGCTGGCGCAGACGCCCCAGCAGCACGCCCGGCAGGAGCTGCGTGAGGGCCGCCAGGAGGCGCGCCAGGAGAAGCAGGAGGGCCGGCACGAGGCCCGCGAGGAGCGCCTGGAGGGCCGCCAGGAGGCGAGCGACCTCCGGCACGAGGCACGCAGCGAGGCCCGCGCCGAAGCCGCCGCGGGACACCCCGCCGCGGCCCGGCAGGCGCTGCGCGAGGGCCGCCAGGACGCCCGGGCCGCCCAGCAGGAAGGCCGCCAGGAGGCCCGCGAGGAGCGCCAGGAGGGCCGCCAGAACGCGCGCGAGGAGCGCCAGGAGGGCCGCCAGAACGCGCGCCAGGCGCTCCGGGAAAACTAGGCGGCCCTCCCGCCCCGAATCAGGGCGCGGCGGGAGGCACGGCCGGCGCCGGAGGGGCCGCCGTGGGCACCAGCGCGCCACACGTGGCGCTGGACAGCCACTCCCGGCCACACGCCAGGCGGACCAGGGGCTCGCGGAACTGCCAGAGCAGGGCGAAGAGCACGAAGAGCACCACCAGGAGCTTCACGCCGCCCGGAATCTCCTCCTCCGTGTCCTCCTCTTCCTCGTCGCCCCGGAGGTTCTCCAGGCTGGTGCGCAGCCGGTCCTGGTGGTCGATGGTGGCCCCCTGCGGCAGCCGGGGCTTGCGGGTGATGAGCCGGGCCAGCTCCCGCGTGAGCATCAACCGGTCGTTGAGCGCCCAGCCCGAGCCCTCCAGCAGCAGCGCCAGGTTGCGCTTGCGCAGCTTCAGCCACCCGAGCAGCCCCGAGGGCACCATGACGATGGCGGCGATGGTGATGGCCGCCGAGAGCACATCCCCCAGCGACAGGGTGCG
The nucleotide sequence above comes from Stigmatella erecta. Encoded proteins:
- a CDS encoding very short patch repair endonuclease; translation: MDTLTPKERSERMSRVRGKDTKPEMRVRRLVSSMGYRYRLQYKKVPGRPDLAFPGRRKVIFVHGCFWHRHPDLSCQLARLPKSRLDFWLPKLDGNRARDLRKEQELQELGWSALTIWECQLRDEEALRDVIRAFLDPSEPGISARNVSSRRGHTPVSPCGTPQNSWTSGAPST
- a CDS encoding DNA cytosine methyltransferase, producing MNSVELFTGAGGLALGTHIAGFRHRGLVEWDDDACETLRRNVKARALPDIHDWKVHQADVRMLKFDIFGNKGGVDLVAGGAPCQPFSLGGKHQAQEDARNMIPDFVRAVRELQPRAFIMENVKGLMRESFRNYFEYIRLQLINPDLVIKKDETWREHHYRLEKLETKGNKSLKYNVVVELLNAADYGIPQTRQRVFFVGFREDTELAWHFPKPTHSRAALMHAQWVTSTYWEKHRMPRPKEVPAYAVRWTKGKAEPLPPGIAWKTIRDAFDGLPDPRDERKAASIPNHRFIPGARSYYGHTGSPYDLPAKTLKAGVHGVPGGENMLALPDGSVRYFTVREAARLQTFPDTWHFEGSWGETMRQLGNAVPVELAAVVARSVLEELRGQGSH
- a CDS encoding ATP-binding protein, with product MLLPSPNSLNIKPSPRILRILGDIEFEPWQCIAELIDNSFDDFLEVHRSGTHWPDGFKVSVTLPDRAAADATVLIEDNGRGMSIEKLNNAVRAGWSSNDRFTKLGLFGMGFNIATARLGGVARVFTTRVQDTEWVGVEIDLDRIKDDFEVPLIRKPKATSSEHGTIIEITRLEPTRAGWLSKNATKIRATLGDVYSYLLASMPFGLFVDNVKVQPKRPCIWDETRAITHGSGSTAEQIPAVLKINERLPDAEACLTCGRWQPPQLGKCSECGATTLEARSRRIHGWLGIQRHLHKTEFGIDFLRNGRKILRNDKRLFSWTDSNDPLASPEIEYPVELGQGGRIVGEIHLDFVPVNYQKNAFEWSDRQWISAARFLRGGGPLLPRRAHQLGYPPNDSPLGKLHRGYRRNDPGYRYLVPGNGSGPIHADTLEWRDKFNKGDPDYQADTKWWEAVVYHETKLAHGTNNSATTGSDVLGELGLGASPTPTGVANTPSTPDVAAQPAGNDAKGTALKGKVPSVPVPETEKQRADRLRSSGTGVPPLSKDFGLPELGGAFEVMTFAVREKLVDSNGVPTPVWVWRESGKRHLAFIDYSHPVLQAFPVDPGVLLTIEIAQHLRVRNDLKLSATQIASQLLVQRLSDLRVEQPYLAGQARELFADMRQRMSAAITANPDRAWQFLTIEERDRTETNMVVAGASGTLEDLQKSGDFLLHVPAMFIPRLVEEWPEAFFDGKVFKGGYSMVKTAVGRHIAVGRVVSYLYDAAVVTEDVKLNSTSLSRCALSIQLLLTELARGGTQ
- a CDS encoding DEAD/DEAH box helicase — encoded protein: MTTAEFLTPERLLAGGPRRFNLAVERLLLHLGFDDIRLIDGAGDSGGDILAHKDAGSFVFQCKWTTGTHIGRAAVDEVETARTKYAVDRAVVVTNALPDTAAQRRADSLGDIGARVEFWTNAHLRRLSAAILDQCPSGIVPRPYQADAIQALEKDLSERKRALLILATGLGKTLIGGEIVRRYLLRHPQDRVLVVAAMKDLVQQLERAFWRHLPKNVATQVLTGDQKPVSFDGVTFATVESADKAVFDGYRPALIMVDETHHVAEEGTFKRLLDACEQLPQFGVTATPWRGDHFDISTHFGEPSYKMGIAEGMAKGYLAQVDYQVFVDNINWEAVREASKEGYTLKELNSKLFLPQRDEAILEMLWEAWSRTVQPRAILFCRTIKHAETIADLLARYSNSWSNATCLHTAMGKRERELALSAFRSGRIPILTAVDILNEGVDVPDVNIIGFLRVTHSRRIFVQQLGRGLRIKEGLKERVHVLDFVTDIRRLAAIVNFRRELEVARAPIETLMLDSAARISFSDENVGGIMEAWLKDAANVETAMDEAKLQFPEVS
- a CDS encoding calcium-binding protein is translated as MMPVRSRMLGAVLCSSLVLGSVGCGDEASFDEESLALGEATAALSSSEEPGEAGAEESVGFASDAELMTTVEEDADATGPVPEGAGAVCDFGAKRSEVRDAYDADGDGRLNRSELAELKKDLDLTRVRPRFARLAWRLRANAFLLIRWAFDEDGDRRLSDEERAALVAAFEQRCTRLHQQALDAFDADGNGLLDTAEREAARQAARARLVAKYQEVLAQYDRNGNGSLEAAERVQLRADGLAQARERRAAVIARYDTDGDGVLSAGEKDALAAAIRQRIEEGRQAP